The Apium graveolens cultivar Ventura chromosome 3, ASM990537v1, whole genome shotgun sequence sequence TATTCAAATTGGTTCCTAAATATCACTTGTCTTGGTTTGTTTGACTACAACTCATATAAATTCCTTCAATCACATCTATCTTTCTAAAAGGGGTGTATTCAATAAGATTAAAAAAAATGCATTCTTGAAATAAAAAgttattcaatttggattttaaaaaatattttaaaatctaatgatattcaacaaatattagaaaaagttttttaaaatctaagtatattcaatttagattttaaaaaaatttattgaaatcttgcagtatttaatttagatttttaaaaatttatcaaAATCTGATTGTATTCAAAATTTCgttaatattttttatttgaaaaagtggtgaattttgatggatttgctagttcttttttaatcttttaaaatatttataaaatacatgagattttgaagaattcccggaaaacttcacaaaatcagcAAGACTCTGCAAGATTTTTTATTAACTCCGTCAAAATTCAGGAACAAGTAAAATCAacgaaaatcttttaaaatcaatGGATTATTATcaatcctttaaaatctgaaatgaatACACTCAAATTGTCAAGTAACCATTATCTAGACCCGACAATTTTGAACACTACATGACTTACACGACAcgaaaatttaatatttttatttgtcTTTTcagtacacgacacgaaaataCACGAACACAGAATTACACGACCGAGATTTAGTGTTGATTTTGTGTTTTTCCTTCGATTACACGACACAACACGAAGTATACGacatatattaatattataattaaatattaatatttataatgaatatatgtatatttataatagatatatgcatatttattttaaaaataattacttaattttataatatgtatataaatgtgatctaatatatatttttaatatatttcgTAAAAATTTTAACTAAacatcttatatttttatttatttatttattttaattagtaTTAATATTCAGTTTTACATGAAAAACACGACATGAAGcgacacgaaacgaaagtacaGGAACCATAAACATGTCGGTTTTGTATTTGACCTTCAAGTACACGAAACATGAAAATGCACGACACGAAAAAATTGCTAAATCTATCTAGGGTTGTAAACGAATCGAGCTGATAGTTAGGTtcgactcgactcgactcgtttaactcgactcgactcgttaAGTAATCGAACTCGAGTTCAAACAAGAAAATATGTCCGTAAAGCTTATCGAGTCGATTCGAGTTTTACAAGTGGTTGACTGGAACTCGACTTGAGATCGACTCGACTCGTTAAACTCAACTCGATAAGCAATTTGCataaaaaaaatctaaatatATACATGAGCATGCTCTATTCTAAATATATACAACATTATTTTATTTGGGTTGGGTTTTGTTTGGATTCTAATTGTGAAAAAAGACCCAAAAAAAATTAATGAccaactcgaactcgactcgaacTCGATCCAACACGAAAAGTTCGTGAACAACTCGAATTCAACTCGGTTGTTAACGAACTCGAATTCGAACATTAAAATCTGATACTTAAAGTTTTCGAACTTGACTCGACTCGTTAAGAAAAAATTCGAACTCGACTCAACTCGTTTTGTTTACTGCCTAAATCTATCATTATCACAACAGTTGGACCAAATTTTAATATCCAATGTTAAACCTCAAACACTACTCTTAATAAAATATCAGTATCAATTTAAAGTTTTGTTGCTGTATAATTTCAATACGGGGCAACCGCTTGACAAAAAAAAGTACGTGGCAACCGCAAAAAATACTGGTAAAAAAACAACCCCCATGATGCATGCAATTAGTAACAGAACGGTGGTTGCACATGACAGCTTGTACCGGAATACACCCAGTCGTGGGTGGGACCCTCTCACACGTTTCTTGGTCGTGCCATGTAGGATGACCCCAACTACGTTATTATCTTTAAAAACTGTTTTTTTTCTATGACTAAATAAATTAGAAATTCTAAATATTAATTAAACCACCCTAACATTGAAAATATAGAAATATAAATAAAATGTATTGTACACTAGCATAATCACAATTTGGTGATAAAAACCCCACATTTGCCAGTTCATCCGCTCCCTTGGAAAGCTTGTCCCTTTTGTAAGTCTCTGTCACTATTTCTATTTCAATTTCAATTTCAATTTTAAAGTGCTTGTGTTTGAATACTCAATTACATCTACTAATTCTTGGCATCAACTTGATCAAACTCTAACTTGATATCTATTTACAAAGGTACCAGAATTGTTCTCTTGTTTATACTAGTAATTATAAGTAACTGCTACTTACTTTCTTCAGTTTCATTCCTTTTCTTGTTCATTATAATACTGTCTGATCTTTGTGTTTTATTGATACTTTTTGTGTTATTGTCTATGTTTTTTTTTCTGTTTTTAGTTGAATtgtatgctatgttatgtgtTTGATCTAAATTGTTTCATACTTTCCCATTGTTTTCTTGATCAAATGTAGGAAAATCTTGCCACCCTTTTCAAATCTTGTTTGTTTTCCTGATATTAATTTCTACATTGTATTTGTGATTAGATAGAATACCAGTAAATCACTGATATTTGTACAAGTGTAGTTAGTAATTAGGCTATTGGTTTTGTGATAATTTCTTGATTGAATTACTGAATCCTGTATTAAGGTTTGTcgtttttgtgtttgttttttaAGATACACTGATGGAGTCTGTTAACGGGGTTCGGTTAGAGGATCAAACTGATGTAAGTGAGAAaaataatgtggaagaatcagTAGTGGATTTTAAGAAAGAGGAAGATGGTAAAAAAGTTTGTAGTGAAGAAGGATCGTTGGAGAGTGTAACAATTGTTGAGCAAGTCAGTAATGTATCTGTAGGGGATGTTGAATCTAACAAGACCCTTACTGGAAGTGCATTGTCAAAGGCCAGTAAGGCTCCTGGCGATAACAATTCAAAGAACAGCAAAGTTTCCAAGGATAGGATTGAAGTGAAAGGATCAACAGTATCAATGAGTAAGGGAAAACCAAAACTGACCCAGAGTCAATCCTTTACTGCTAATGGACTTCGTAAAGAAGGTATGAGTAATAGCACTGATGGGCTATCTCGGAGATCCAGTGCCAAAAATTCTCAAACAAATGGATCAAAAGTTGAGGCTACCTTATTTAATGGAAAAACTACTTTAGTCACCTGCAAGAATCCTGCAAGTAGGCGAGCATCCACGGGACTAAACTCAAAGGAAGCAAACGCAAATGGTGCAAATGGTGGTGGGGCTTCTTCTAGGCGAAGTACTTTAGCATCTATGCCCAATGTTAGTCATTTCCTCGATCTGTTGCCGGTGTTTTATTTACTTTAAAGTTTTTTGTTCTTTACATGGTTTCATTGATGTTTGGTGATAACAGTCCGGTAGGAATGTGGAGACAAATGGAGCTCCAAGATGCCCTCCATCCGAAGGCTTTCTGTAAGTGGCAACATATACCAATGTGTTTTTAACCCTTACACTAGTAACAGGAGTGCAGACCTCAAAATTTCATGTTACTTGTCTATTATGGTGATTCTGTAATTGATTTCTTGAATTTTATTGCATTTGTAGCCCAGTTGATCAACCACCAAAACCTACTAAAGCTGCCCTGCTGTCTGCAGAGGATGATGACTCCCGTTCTGCTACTTCATCGTACTTTACTTTATCATAAGACTTCCACTTCACATCTTGATACTCATATCAGGCATATGCCTTTTCTTGTGCTACTCATAATGTCTCTTGTACTACTATTAGGATCCTCACTCCTCGCGGAACTAGCAGGAGCAGTGCCTCTGGATTTTCATTTCGATTGGATGAGCGTGCTGAAAAGAGAAGAGAGGTAAATACTTCTGATCTATTCGCCATATAAACCTGTTTTGTTGTCATTTGTAGATAGAGCAGATCGATATTGTGACTTTTTTCTTACAGTTCTATTCAAAGATTGAAGAAAAGATACATGCAAAGGAAGTGGAAAAGAGCACCTTGCAAGAAAAATCTAAGGTTCTTGTATTGGCAATATAAATGGCTCAATACTTGCTTCTTTAAATACTTTTGATCTTAGTACTCTGTTAGATTTCAAGTTACTCATTCGTTTTGTGGGATTCATTGTAGGAAAGCCAGGAGGCTGAAATTAAAAGATTGAGGAAGAGCTTGACTTTCAAAGCCACTCCTATGCCAAGTTTCTATAAAGAACCTCCTCCTAAAGTTGAACTAAAGAAGGTGAACATTTCCCTGTCTCTGTAATTACTAACTAATACTAGTTGAATTTCTGTGTGTGTCTCTGTCTTTTGTAATATGAGTGATGTAGTCGGACTCCTCGTTCACTTTTATACAGTTCGATACACAACTATTGATACTTGAATTGAAGAAACTAATATCCCAGAGCATTGGAAGCTTTTTGTGTCATTTATATGCTCTTAATTGATAAGACTAGACTGTAATTCTctattctaaaattaaaaatactttcgagacttTTAATTTAATGTTGATCAGCATCAAGCTTCACAGATGTACACAATCAGAAATTTTGGCAAATACAATGAACACTGCTATATGGTGTTTCCTCTTTGAAAGGAAATACACTGATACTTTGAATTTATGACAGAGAGCTGCATAACACCGTCTAAATTATAGGTTGTGTTGCAAATAATTTCGGCCTCTTATTTCCATTCAGCTTCTTATATCCTTACGACGAGTAACTTTTGTGGTGTTTCCATTAATCTTTTTAGACGCCAACAACGCGTGCTAAATCTCCAAAGCTTGGAAGGAACAAGAGTGTCACTGGTGGACTAGTTAACTCTTTGGAAGTAAGTGGTTCAGGTCCTAGCCACCAAGAACAGGACAGGTCTCCCAAGCTTAGTCAGGCAAATAATTGTAAGGATGTTTCTGTATCAAAGAAGTTGCTTAGGAAATCCTTTTCTAGTCTTCCAGTCTCTAAAACTGGGGAAAAGCCTGCCAAGTTGAGACAGAAGCCTACAAACGAGAAAGATCAAGCAGTACTTGTCGAAGAAAGCAATAAACAGCCCTCCAACCCCTCCGGAGATAAGGATTGTTCAGATGTTGGAACTGAAGAGAATCCTGTTCAGGACAATGACTCATTCATGAACTCCTCCAATCCAGAGATGATGCCGCATGCTGAATTAACAGTTGGTTGTTAAGAAATATGCTTTGGATAATTTAAAACTTGTACTTTGTAGGTGTTCTGAATTTCAAGCTCGGGTTCTTTGTGCATAATTTTGTTTATATAATTGTTGTGAAAGCTATGCAATCATATCTGCACAGTTCTTGTGAAAAATGGTGCACATTTTCTGTACTACATATTTCTTGTAATTGTGTGAATGAATATATTGTTTGGTAAAGCAAAGTTCTATCATGCACTGAAGAATCCATCTGTGCAATGCTGTTACAGATTTTGTAGCACTGATTGAGATATCTATATCTAAATATATCTTTTGCCTTTGTGTTACTGAATGAGATGATATGAGAACATTTGCCCTTTTTCTTGTTGGAACGTTCTACTAACATCTTTATCATCATTGCTGATAAATGAGCGCTTAATATCACTGTTTAATAAAACACTATTGTTCAATTTTAAATACAAGTATGTATCATCATTATGGTGAGAAGAATCAAAATAAAATTCTAATACACTTTTATTCTCGTACAGTCCGTACTCATTTCTTTTATATGTGAGGTTCAGGGGAACCCTCCTGGAGATCATTGAAAAACTACTAAATAATTACATatagtaaagttctatggagtccaccttttaattggagtcctcggagtccatatatgttctacaagtaaaatatagcttaaaatattgcaaaatatattatttttcgacaaacatcactattctattaaaaattttgtaaattgcatacattttacaagcagaacattgtaaaaatatattattctacaaaacatgtttagtttgcagaacataaatgttcatgttgcagaacgTATTGCAGAATATACATATTGTactgtaaatatatgagatttgcatgattttgttaaagttatgctatttgtgtaacatgttttgcaaaataacacgttttacaagatattttatttgcagaacgtaaatggactccgaggactccgacaaaaaggtggactccatagaactcagtCCTTCTAACAAATTTTTCGAGACAGGGTTTTCTTTCTAACATAGTTCTTTCTTGAATGTTATAGTGCCGTAAATAGTAATTATCTATGATGTCACTTTTTAAAGATCGcttgtttttataaatattttttaaaaacaaaCTAGATATATTTATGAAACATATCCTCCTacataataattaattaacaacATTTCTTAAGCAAAAATTAAAGATATATAGACAAAATGTTGAGCAAGATAGAACAAAAAAATTAGTGGAAAAGGTGAAAGACCAACTCGGAATAAATTATGTATATAGAAAACATTAAGCTGGGGCCTATGAATATGGCCTGATTCTTTTGTCCTTGGCTTCTAAACAAAAATGGCCTTGTTTGTAAAGAAAAGAATACAAAATAAGAATGAAAAGTCAAATGAATCCATTACCAGCAACACAACATATTCGTGGTGGTGGCAGCTCATTCCAGCTGGTTATATTCCAGCTGGGTTATTGATATCAAATTATAAACCCACAAGCCAATTACCCATGGACCATGGTTGTGAAACAGAACATGCCTACAAAATACTAACAATAGACATTGACAAATGACAAGTCTCTTCAGTAACAATAATCAATAATACACTTCCCCACCACAATATATAATATGAAGTAGTAATTAAACTTCTTTCTTCTTCATAAAATCAGCAAATGAAATTACCTGCTGTACCTCTGGTAATAAACATAAATACATACATTCATGAATTCTGTATAGGCAGGTGTATTATAGCTGTCAAGACTAGTGAAACATCTGTATCACAAATAATGATCTTGTTTCTTGGAAAAGAATAATGCATCACCCAACCCATAGCCCACCCCACACTTCAACTACAAACCTTTATTCTGAATAGAAATTAGAATGAGTCTAAAATATATGAAAACAGGGCATACAATTACTTGATAGCCAAAAGGTTTCTTCTATTACAGTACTATATACATGTGCACATTTCATAAAAGGAAGTACTGTAACAAAGAAGAATCAAAAACACCTAGAACCAAAAAATTAGTAATTACAGAATAATAATTTACTAATgaacaaataaaaaaatatctCTTTTCCTGAGaattcagcttcaatttgagcaCACCTCCTTTCTTCATACCTAGCACTGCCTTCAGAGAGTACCGAGATCAGAAATTGCATTAATCGACTACTAGGCTATAAAAATTCACAAGAATTAGCAAGTTTACCTTGGCGCAACTTTATAGCATGATTATAATTTCTTTGTGTATTTCTTTAGCGTGAAATTTCAATGACAGGTAGAAAGACGGGTAAAGGGGCCAAGCAAACTACATGTTACTTCCATCAGCTTGCCTGTAACAATTTTTACTTATTAGTAAAGTTGAGATATATCAATCGGATGTCCAGTAGAATACCAACAACACTCAATATTAATCTCAGACTTTCACATAACTAATACACACTTAATATCAGTCCAATGCACAAAACAAACCATCAAGTGTTGAGCTTATCTGTCACATCTCTTTACAATAATGAAATTTGGTCCACAGGGGTTCCTACCACTGATGAGAATAATACCATAATGGAGAGGCCACTAAATTAATTCACACCGACACTAAACACACCAACTTCTCAAGGCTAAAGTAATCAAAACAATGACAGGTAAGAAGAAGCGTATACAGTAGTAGTGATGGGCAATTATTTACCATGAACAGGAAACTCTCATAATCTGTCAAATTTTAATTAGCCTGTATTAGATCAAAAACCATAGATGTTTCATTGCCCTAAAATTTGTTACCCATACAGAGAATCAGAGTGGCCAGCGGTCGCAACTTGTTACCTACACAGAGAATCAGAGTGGCCAGCGGTGGCAATGTTTCTCCTGATGCGGACCAGAAGAATTCTAGAGTTCAATTTTTCCTCCCCTAAAAATGGACTGCATCTAAAATTATGCTCGCTACCCTAAAGAAAGTTTTCATCCACTTAGACCCACAACcaccatcaagaataagtaaaCAACAATCAAACATCACATTCAGTCATTCACCATTCACCACAATCCAGCATACGATTAGATGTATTGCCTTCCAGCACATTTACACTGGAAAAGGGAAAAAGGTTTTCCTTCTCTTTACTCATTCACACAAAATTCTCATAACAAAAATACGTTAAAAATATATTGGAGTAACTTTTTTGTTCATCCAATTTGCATAAATTTGACAAAGAATGAAAGAACCACCGGAAAAATTCCCCGGCTATTTTCTATTTTCACTCAAATCGGAACAATACATAAGAAACATTCATCTATGTATCCACATATTCATCTACTAGTATAATTTACACAACAAAATTTATAATGTTACCAAAACAAACCTCTTCTTGGCTTGGCAACAACTTTCGAAACACCCGTAGTAGGAACCACCTTCTTCACAACCTTACTCTCTTCTTCCTCAACAGGAAACAAAACCCCATCAATCCCTTGCACTGAAATCCTCCCATCAGTATAAATATCAGGATCAAACAAATAAGCCGAACCCTCACCCTTCCCAAATTTAACCGAACCATCAGCTTCCTCGGCCACGACTTTATGAGGTAATCTCAATGTATCGTAATTCACCTTACCAAACCTTCTAACAGAATTATACATACTCTCTTCGGTTTGGTACTCTGGGATAATATGATAGTACATTATCTGTTCAGGCGCACCGGGCTCACTTAACTGATCAGTAGTTAATTTTGCCATGGCTTCGTCATTAGGGGCTAACACAGTTATAACATATCCTTCGGAAACTAATCTCCCCATTTCGGAAGCTAACGACGTTAAATTAACTAAAATATCCGCCATTTCATTGTATCCACCGTAATGTAGTAGTGTTTGAATGAAGTCTTTTACCTGACTCTCGCCGTCGAAATGATGACGTGGACCTCCAGGTCCAGGAGCTGGAGCAGGAGCTAGAGATGGACCGGGAGCTAACGCGTCGTAAACCGGAAGAACCGGTGGCGCGCCGACAGGTACTTGAACGGGTTTTTTCAACCGGTTAGTTCTCGGGTCAACTTCCGGAGCTCCTTCGGGTAAAACAGCTGAAATGGATCTTAAACTCCTCCGTGAATTAAAATCTTCCTGCACTGATCGCGGGATTAAAAACCGCTCAATCCCGTGAATTAACCCGTCGGGTCGGGTTATGTCCTCGGGTCGGGTAACTTTAACCCGACCCACGAATTTGTCATTGGAGTTGCTACTGGTAGTCAAAGACAAGAACTGATTGTTGTTGTTATTACACAAAGTCTTGTGTTTAGCAGGCCAATGAGAAGAGTGAATGCGAGAAGGCACGATATGAAACAGGAGCAAATTTTGAAGAGATTTAAGATTACGAGGTTCGAGGAGGAACAGTTTGAACTCAGGGTCGAGATTGTGGTTAAGAGCCTGATTGGTGGGAGCGAAGATAGTGAGATTGTGTTGAGTGAGGGTTTGTTCGAGTGTTTGTAATAAGAGGGCTTTTTCGATGAGTTCGGAGAGTTCGGTGTATCGGGAGTCGAGTAGAGCGACCAGGACCGAGTTGGAGTTGATTTGAGGTTGTAATGCGGTGGTTGTTGTTGTAATAAGAATGGAGAGGAGGAGAATGGGGATGCAGATCTGGTGAGAATGAGATGCCATTGAGGATGTAGACAATGTTTGTGTGAGTAAAGGTTGTTTGTGTTTATGTTGAGTTGTGTTTGGTTTTGGTGTGTGTGTATGTTGTAATAAAAGGGGGTGATTGTTGTGGTGGGAAatgagggagagagagagagagagaggggaggGAGAGGGAAAAAGAGAGGGGGGGAGGGTTGGTTTGGAGAGGGACAAGAGACAACTGGATACAAGTAGTAGAATAGCCTAATAGGAGTGGTGATGTAATAAAACAGCAACGAGAGTTTAAGTAAAGATAAAAATACCACTGTACTTACTTTTTGGTAATAAAGGTGTGATTGAGTTGTTCATTATTAGAGAGGTGGTGGCCTAGGGAAGCAACTAAGCAAAGCCCCATTTGGACATGGTTACAAACTTACACCTCACTTTAATTTCTTTTTTTCCCTTTATATATTCATTTTTTGTTTTAAGTAGCATGACTTACATTAATGCTCTGCCCCGGAGATTTGTAGTATTGAACAAGAAAATTGTAcaatttattgatatttttatGCCCTTAAACTTATCAGAACATTTTCGATGTAACAAAACTCTTAGCTATATTATCTATGAGGTATGATATTTACGTGACAATTTTAAAGAATTTGTAAAAACTTGAGCACTCCAATCATGTTAACCTTTAgcaaaaaaatataaataatcatatttgGTTGGATATATTTTTGGTTGGATATATTTGTTGAACCATCAAAATTCTTAGGTATAATTTTACCTATCATATTAAACATAATACATTGGAGTGGATACCCTTTCCCTTAACTAAAAATttacataattattattttatcaaTTTTTAGCTAATAGATTTTGTTATCaccattggagatgctcttataTAATATTGGACAAATATAAGCGTATTTGCAAAAAATAGTGTTACTTTCATGTTGTTACATAGATCATGATCGTATATTCGTATTTCATTATAATAGCCAAGATCTAATCGGATGATATATGATTATATCTTATAATTCAGTTGtgtttatattttcaaatttagTTCACTCGAATGTTATTTAGAAAATGAAGTAATTTAGTATTTGGATATCTTTTGTATCAGTTTACACCATATGATGTCGTCTTTAGCATAAAAATAAATGTAGATACAAAAAGAATGAATCTCTTCAAATTATCTAGATATTTATCTAAGATAACATGATAATTATCTTATTTTCACTGGCTGTCTACATactttaaaataaaaaatattattttttctttaacatatgtaactccttagttttgatgatcacaacacagcaagccatcatgttgttatttgaggatgtttgcaggatataacagaTATTTgaggggtcgaacctggctaaaattcttgtgtgttctatttactttcctgcgcattattttctgcattgcatttagtcatctcaacttactatcattgtcagattatagttcagttgataaaatctcagtaagctattatcgggtaaaatttaaaagtaatcctaattagccataatcacctattcacccccctctaggtgtaatttcagttggtatcagagctatggtaTACTAATCTTTATGTAACAGGAATAGTATTCGATCAAAATGGCTGACAAATATCCTGAAGGAACCTCAGATTACCGAGCACCTCTCTTGCTTGGTACAGAAAACTATAACTGGTGGAAAGGTCGCATGGAAGTGTATCTATCCAGGGAGCCACTAGCTTTGAGAGTTGTTCAGAAGGGTCCTTTTGagttcaaggacaaagaaggcaAAGTGAAAGACGTTGATGATCTCACAAAGGCTGAACTAATCAAATACAGCTTCAATGGAAAGGCTAGGAATTCTCTCATGAATGGGTTATGTCCTAGTGAATCTGATAAAGTCTCTTCATGCAAATCAGCTAAAGAGATATGAGATACTCTGGAATTGTATCACGAAGGATCCAAGAGCTTAAGGAAGGTGAAATTGAGCAaactaatgaatgagtttggaaatttcaagcttcaAGATGGAGAAACTATTCGAGAAAGTCAAGCAAGATTCCAGATAAATCTGAATGCCTTAAAGCAGCTTGGCAAACATATCCCACAAGAGGAAATCAACATGAAGATACTTGGTGCTGTGTCATTTATCTATGAACCAAAGGTAACAGCTCTAGAATCCT is a genomic window containing:
- the LOC141711912 gene encoding uncharacterized protein LOC141711912 isoform X2 translates to MESVNGVRLEDQTDVSEKNNVEESVVDFKKEEDGKKVCSEEGSLESVTIVEQVSNVSVGDVESNKTLTGSALSKASKAPGDNNSKNSKVSKDRIEVKGSTVSMSKGKPKLTQSQSFTANGLRKEGMSNSTDGLSRRSSAKNSQTNGSKVEATLFNGKTTLVTCKNPASRRASTGLNSKEANANGANGGGASSRRSTLASMPNSGRNVETNGAPRCPPSEGFLPVDQPPKPTKAALLSAEDDDSRSATSSILTPRGTSRSSASGFSFRLDERAEKRREFYSKIEEKIHAKEVEKSTLQEKSKEAEIKRLRKSLTFKATPMPSFYKEPPPKVELKKTPTTRAKSPKLGRNKSVTGGLVNSLEVSGSGPSHQEQDRSPKLSQANNCKDVSVSKKLLRKSFSSLPVSKTGEKPAKLRQKPTNEKDQAVLVEESNKQPSNPSGDKDCSDVGTEENPVQDNDSFMNSSNPEMMPHAELTVGC
- the LOC141711913 gene encoding fasciclin-like arabinogalactan protein 17, translating into MASHSHQICIPILLLSILITTTTTALQPQINSNSVLVALLDSRYTELSELIEKALLLQTLEQTLTQHNLTIFAPTNQALNHNLDPEFKLFLLEPRNLKSLQNLLLFHIVPSRIHSSHWPAKHKTLCNNNNNQFLSLTTSSNSNDKFVGRVKVTRPEDITRPDGLIHGIERFLIPRSVQEDFNSRRSLRSISAVLPEGAPEVDPRTNRLKKPVQVPVGAPPVLPVYDALAPGPSLAPAPAPGPGGPRHHFDGESQVKDFIQTLLHYGGYNEMADILVNLTSLASEMGRLVSEGYVITVLAPNDEAMAKLTTDQLSEPGAPEQIMYYHIIPEYQTEESMYNSVRRFGKVNYDTLRLPHKVVAEEADGSVKFGKGEGSAYLFDPDIYTDGRISVQGIDGVLFPVEEEESKVVKKVVPTTGVSKVVAKPRRGKLMEVTCSLLGPFTRLSTCH
- the LOC141711912 gene encoding uncharacterized protein LOC141711912 isoform X1, which gives rise to MESVNGVRLEDQTDVSEKNNVEESVVDFKKEEDGKKVCSEEGSLESVTIVEQVSNVSVGDVESNKTLTGSALSKASKAPGDNNSKNSKVSKDRIEVKGSTVSMSKGKPKLTQSQSFTANGLRKEGMSNSTDGLSRRSSAKNSQTNGSKVEATLFNGKTTLVTCKNPASRRASTGLNSKEANANGANGGGASSRRSTLASMPNSGRNVETNGAPRCPPSEGFLPVDQPPKPTKAALLSAEDDDSRSATSSILTPRGTSRSSASGFSFRLDERAEKRREFYSKIEEKIHAKEVEKSTLQEKSKESQEAEIKRLRKSLTFKATPMPSFYKEPPPKVELKKTPTTRAKSPKLGRNKSVTGGLVNSLEVSGSGPSHQEQDRSPKLSQANNCKDVSVSKKLLRKSFSSLPVSKTGEKPAKLRQKPTNEKDQAVLVEESNKQPSNPSGDKDCSDVGTEENPVQDNDSFMNSSNPEMMPHAELTVGC